One window of Nocardioides dongkuii genomic DNA carries:
- a CDS encoding amidohydrolase: protein MSSLVLRDARLVPVETGALVPDAPVDVLVEDGTVTAVGVRLDRPPGVDEVDAGGRWLAPGLWDQHVHLAQWTLASQRLDLAGARTPEEVVGRVAARVAAHPGVPVIGWGHRAGGWERDVTVSELDAVSGDTPVVLISGDGHHAWLNTTALMHLAMPVRDSVVRETEWFAAYPRLATLVGNDGTSPKAYRGTLARAAAVGVVGLADFEFGASRDGWTERWHQGCDTLRVRWATYADTLEDVIEAGLRTGDPLAGDPLLTMGPLKIISDGSLNTRTAWCCEPYADARRLEYPCGQPNQPPEELRRLLARAHGAGLEVATHAIGDAAVADALAAYAETGARGSIEHAQVVGRDDVRRMAELGIRGSVQPAHLLDDRDLTEKVWPDRAERCFAFRWMLDAGVTLALGSDAPVSPLDPWLAMAAAVHRSGDEREAWHAEQAITPREAFAASVDGRPTVAVGSRGDLVLLDADPLARDAPDTVAAAAVLRGMRVALTVVDGRVVHDAV from the coding sequence GTGAGCAGCCTTGTCCTGCGCGACGCGCGCCTGGTGCCGGTGGAGACCGGCGCGCTGGTGCCGGACGCCCCGGTCGACGTCCTGGTCGAGGACGGCACCGTGACCGCCGTCGGCGTGCGGCTGGACCGGCCGCCGGGGGTCGACGAGGTGGACGCCGGCGGCCGCTGGCTGGCGCCGGGCCTGTGGGACCAGCACGTCCACCTCGCGCAGTGGACGCTCGCCTCGCAGCGGCTCGACCTCGCCGGGGCGCGGACGCCGGAGGAGGTGGTCGGGCGCGTGGCCGCCCGGGTCGCCGCGCACCCCGGCGTGCCGGTGATCGGGTGGGGGCACCGCGCCGGCGGCTGGGAGCGCGACGTCACGGTCTCCGAGCTCGACGCGGTCTCCGGCGACACCCCGGTCGTGCTGATCAGCGGCGACGGCCACCACGCCTGGCTCAACACCACCGCGCTGATGCACCTCGCGATGCCGGTGCGCGACTCCGTCGTGCGGGAGACCGAGTGGTTCGCCGCCTACCCGCGCCTCGCCACGCTCGTGGGCAACGACGGCACGTCCCCGAAGGCCTACCGGGGCACGCTCGCGCGGGCCGCTGCGGTGGGCGTGGTCGGGCTCGCCGACTTCGAGTTCGGCGCGAGCCGCGACGGCTGGACCGAGCGGTGGCACCAGGGCTGCGACACGCTCCGGGTGCGGTGGGCGACGTACGCCGACACGCTGGAGGACGTCATCGAGGCCGGGCTGCGCACCGGCGACCCGCTCGCCGGCGACCCGCTGCTGACCATGGGCCCGCTGAAGATCATCAGCGACGGCTCGCTGAACACCCGCACCGCGTGGTGCTGCGAGCCGTACGCCGACGCGCGCCGCCTCGAGTACCCCTGCGGCCAGCCCAACCAGCCGCCCGAGGAGCTGCGCCGGCTGCTCGCCCGCGCGCACGGCGCCGGGCTCGAGGTCGCGACCCACGCCATCGGCGACGCCGCGGTGGCCGACGCGCTCGCGGCGTACGCCGAGACCGGGGCGCGCGGCTCGATCGAGCACGCGCAGGTCGTCGGCCGCGACGACGTACGCCGGATGGCCGAGCTCGGCATCCGCGGCAGCGTGCAGCCCGCCCACCTGCTCGACGACCGCGACCTGACCGAGAAGGTGTGGCCCGACCGCGCCGAGCGCTGCTTCGCGTTCCGGTGGATGCTGGACGCCGGCGTCACGCTGGCGCTCGGCTCGGACGCCCCCGTCTCGCCGCTCGACCCGTGGCTGGCGATGGCCGCCGCCGTGCACCGCAGCGGCGACGAGCGCGAGGCCTGGCACGCCGAGCAGGCGATCACCCCCCGCGAGGCCTTCGCCGCCTCGGTCGACGGCCGGCCCACGGTCGCCGTCGGCTCCCGCGGCGACCTGGTCCTCCTCGACGCCGACCCGCTCGCCCGGGACGCTCCCGACACCGTCGCCGCCGCCGCCGTCCTCCGCGGGATGCGGGTCGCCCTCACCGTGGTCGACGGCCGGGTCGTCCACGACGCGGTCTGA
- a CDS encoding SGNH/GDSL hydrolase family protein has translation MNRTRRRPRVAALVVLGGLVLAGCSTSSDEPAAEPSTAESSTAESSAEPSATAVPEGPRYVALGDSYTSSPLISEQATEDGCLRSSTNYPALVAGELGAELTDVSCGGAETTHVTAPQPTLTGTVPPQLDAVGADTELVTIGLGGNDRGVFSRLIGCTQQRAADPEGSPCLDALGPEGVATLEQDVAATGPALTAVIEQVRERAPDAEIVVVGYPRFVPDEGACPDLMPLATGDVPFLADLNEQLADVQAEAARAAGATYVDVYAASAGHDVCSAQPWVNGQQTVPGTALAFHPLAAGQQAVADLVLEAVAG, from the coding sequence ATGAACCGGACCCGCCGCCGTCCCCGGGTCGCGGCCCTCGTCGTCCTCGGCGGCCTGGTGCTGGCGGGGTGCTCGACGTCGTCCGACGAGCCGGCCGCCGAGCCCAGCACCGCTGAGTCCAGCACCGCCGAGTCCTCCGCCGAGCCGAGCGCCACCGCCGTGCCCGAGGGCCCGAGGTACGTCGCGCTCGGCGACTCCTACACCTCCTCGCCGCTCATCTCGGAGCAGGCCACGGAGGACGGCTGCCTGCGCTCGTCGACGAACTACCCCGCGCTGGTCGCCGGGGAGCTCGGCGCCGAGCTCACCGACGTCAGCTGCGGCGGGGCGGAGACCACGCACGTGACCGCGCCGCAGCCCACCCTCACCGGCACCGTGCCGCCGCAGCTCGACGCGGTGGGCGCCGACACCGAGCTGGTCACGATCGGCCTCGGCGGCAACGACCGGGGCGTCTTCAGCCGGTTGATCGGGTGCACGCAGCAGCGCGCGGCCGACCCGGAGGGGTCGCCGTGCCTCGACGCCCTCGGCCCCGAGGGCGTCGCGACCCTGGAGCAGGACGTGGCGGCCACCGGCCCCGCGCTGACCGCGGTGATCGAGCAGGTGCGGGAGCGCGCGCCGGACGCGGAGATCGTGGTCGTGGGCTACCCGCGGTTCGTCCCCGACGAGGGCGCCTGCCCCGACCTGATGCCGCTCGCCACCGGCGACGTGCCGTTCCTGGCCGACCTCAACGAGCAGCTCGCGGACGTCCAGGCCGAGGCGGCCCGCGCCGCGGGCGCGACGTACGTCGACGTGTACGCCGCCAGCGCCGGCCACGACGTCTGCTCCGCGCAGCCCTGGGTCAACGGCCAGCAGACCGTCCCGGGCACCGCGCTCGCGTTCCACCCCCTCGCCGCCGGCCAGCAGGCCGTCGCCGACCTGGTGCTGGAGGCCGTGGCGGGGTAG
- a CDS encoding fasciclin domain-containing protein: protein MNTRITTGLAALATIALAATGIAPAQADSAERQDGRRSLATVLAEDGTKLDKNWKDFDIVEQAVLAVLAEKPHSPVGLLTQGGKRATVFVPTDGAFRFLVKGLTGKSPATERATLKAVTSVADVDTLETVLLYHVIAGKTLPSGKVLDAVGSKVTTAQGGKIKITLRQGKVTLVDRDKDAQNAQVVVLDINKGNKQIGHAVNRVLRPVDL from the coding sequence ATGAACACGCGCATCACCACCGGTCTCGCCGCCCTCGCGACCATCGCGCTCGCGGCCACCGGCATCGCCCCCGCCCAGGCGGACTCCGCCGAGCGCCAGGACGGGCGGCGCAGCCTGGCCACCGTCCTCGCCGAGGACGGCACCAAGCTGGACAAGAACTGGAAGGACTTCGACATCGTGGAGCAGGCGGTCCTCGCCGTCCTCGCGGAGAAGCCGCACAGCCCCGTGGGCCTGCTCACCCAGGGCGGCAAGCGCGCGACCGTGTTCGTGCCCACCGACGGGGCGTTCCGGTTCCTCGTCAAGGGCCTGACCGGCAAGTCCCCGGCCACGGAGCGCGCGACGCTCAAGGCCGTCACCTCGGTCGCCGACGTCGACACCCTCGAGACCGTGCTGCTCTACCACGTGATCGCCGGCAAGACGCTGCCGTCGGGCAAGGTGCTGGACGCCGTCGGCTCGAAGGTGACCACCGCCCAGGGCGGCAAGATCAAGATCACCCTGCGCCAGGGCAAGGTCACCCTCGTCGACCGCGACAAGGACGCCCAGAACGCCCAGGTCGTCGTCCTGGACATCAACAAGGGCAACAAGCAGATCGGCCACGCCGTCAACCGGGTGCTGCGCCCGGTCGACCTCTGA